One Denticeps clupeoides chromosome 3, fDenClu1.1, whole genome shotgun sequence DNA window includes the following coding sequences:
- the LOC114785839 gene encoding uncharacterized protein LOC114785839 — MATGHARRRARARRDDINARRSRIYAVGADGVHNMSKERGKRKSKMASCGGLHAPPEKLMKLSVLLEDCSTILGLNGTFTLQEQGARAGRVASKWQGKEMRSHKTANKTSPSPRRKHSVTLEDIWREMSEMTAAICDLKRLVAENGHAIGQLQEKLDGVVGGGPARHPAADDVPLEPPPAIIPQIHQDLGEDVQSEMAPTDDISRDEDGDSAMGTPSVIDEAVKCSGESQGAEDVLNACNKGVEDLKDEENPNNNEMEKKVDEQT, encoded by the exons atggcaacagggcACGCGCGACGACGTGCGCGCGCACGACGTGACGACATTAATGCTCGACGTTCCAGAATATACGCGGTCGGAGCGGACGGCGTGCACAACATGTCCAAG GAAAGGGGGAAGCGCAAGTCCAAAATGGCCAGCTGCGGTGGTCTCCACGCCCCTCCTGAGAAGCTCATGAAGCTGTCCGTGTTGCTGGAGGACTGCAGCACCATCCTGGGCCTGAACGGGACCTTCACCTTGCAGGAGCAGGGGGCCCGAG CGGGTCGAGTTGCGAGCAAGTGGCAGGGAAAGGAAATGCGCTCACACAAGACGGCCAACAAGACGAGCCCGTCGCCACGACGGAAACATTCCGTTACCCTGGAGGACATTTGGAG GGAAATGAGTGAGATGACCGCCGCGATCTGTGACTTGAAAAGGCTGGTGGCCGAAAACGGCCACGCCATCGGCCAGCTGCAGGAGAAGTTGGACGGTGTGGTGGGGGGCGGACCGGCTCGGCACCCCGCAGCTGACGACGTCCCGCTCGAGCCGCCGCCG gcaataATCCCACAGATTCACCAAGATTTGGGAGAGGATGTTCAGAGCGAGATGGCACCTACTGATGA TATTAGTCGCGACGAGGATGGGGACTCCGCGATGGGGACTCCAAGCGTCATTGACGAAGCCGTGAAGTGCTCTGGAGAAAGCCAGGGCGCAGAGGACGTTTTAA aTGCCTGTAACAAGGGTGTTGAAGACCTAAAGGATGAGGAGAACCCCAACAACAACGAAATGGAGAAAAAGGTTGATGAGCAGACATAA
- the pin1 gene encoding peptidyl-prolyl cis-trans isomerase NIMA-interacting 1, whose product MADDEKLPSGWEKRMSRSSGRVYYFNHITNASQWERPVGSSGDGRGEPDKVRCSHLLVKHNQSRRPSSWREEKITRTKDEALDLIQKYIEKIKSGEEEFEGLASQFSDCSSARNGGDLGTFGRGQMQKPFEDASFALKVGDMSGPVFTDSGVHIIVRTA is encoded by the exons ATGGCAGATGACGAGAAATTACCCTCCGGGTGGGAGAAGCGGATGAGCCGCAGCTCGG GGAGGGTGTATTACTTTAACCACATCACTAACGCCAGCCAGTGGGAGCGTCCGGTGGGCTCGTCGGGTGACGGCCGTGGCGAGCCCGACAAGGTGCGCTGCTCTCACCTGCTGGTGAAGCACAACCAGTCCCGGCGGCCGTCGTCATGGCGAGAAGAGAAGATCACGCGCACCAAGGACGAGGCCTTGGATCTCATTCAGA agTACATAGAGAAGATAAAGTCGGGTGAGGAGGAGTTTGAGGGTCTGGCGTCTCAGTTCAGCGACTGCAGTTCGGCTCGAAACGGGGGAGACCTGGGCACCTTTGGGCGAG GTCAAATGCAGAAGCCGTTCGAAGACGCTTCCTTTGCTCTGAAGGTCGGCGACATGAGCGGCCCGGTGTTCACCGATTCCGGAGTCCACATCATCGTGCGCACAGCATGA
- the ubl5 gene encoding ubiquitin-like protein 5 has translation MIEVVCNDRLGKKVRVKCNQEDTIGDLKKLIAAQTGTRWDKIVLKKWYTIFKDHVTLGDYEIHDGMNLELYYQ, from the exons ATGATTGAAGTCGTATGTAATGACCGCCTGGGTAAGAAGGTCCGAGTCAAGTGCAA CCAGGAGGACACCATTGGCGACCTAAAGAAACTGATCGCGGCCCAGACGGGCACCAGGTGGGACAAAATCGTCCTGAAGAAATG GTACACTATCTTCAAGGACCACGTGACGCTGGGAGACT ATGAGATTCACGATGGGATGAACCTGGAGTTGTATTACCAGTAA